A region from the Stygiolobus caldivivus genome encodes:
- a CDS encoding peptide-methionine (S)-S-oxide reductase — MEKATLGGGCFWCTEAVFSRVKGVIDVRPGYSGGRVPEDNIKRHPSDSNY, encoded by the coding sequence ATGGAAAAAGCTACATTAGGCGGCGGGTGTTTTTGGTGTACCGAAGCGGTCTTCTCTAGGGTCAAGGGAGTAATAGACGTTAGGCCGGGATATTCAGGCGGTCGAGTGCCTGAGGATAATATTAAGCGGCACCCTTCAGATAGCAACTATTGA
- a CDS encoding ATP-binding protein yields the protein MDEELLKIMSEWNFWGEKEPNVGVERDCYRRRILKLLENVKVVAVSGIRRAGKSFIARQVVKKLIVEKGVKPEDTLIIRLDDERLVNPNYELLLKVYDLYLTYVKKGKGLTFLVIDEAQEVEGWERFVRGLEERDEARIIVTGSSAKLLS from the coding sequence GTGGACGAGGAACTACTAAAGATAATGTCAGAGTGGAACTTTTGGGGAGAAAAAGAGCCTAACGTAGGGGTAGAAAGGGATTGTTATAGAAGGAGAATATTAAAACTCTTGGAAAACGTAAAGGTCGTAGCGGTATCCGGGATAAGGAGGGCAGGGAAGTCCTTCATAGCAAGACAAGTGGTAAAAAAGTTAATAGTAGAAAAAGGCGTAAAACCGGAAGACACACTAATTATCAGGCTTGATGACGAGAGGTTGGTAAACCCAAACTACGAACTATTGCTCAAAGTCTACGACCTCTACCTGACCTACGTAAAAAAGGGTAAGGGACTAACCTTTCTAGTTATCGACGAGGCACAGGAAGTAGAGGGCTGGGAAAGGTTTGTGAGGGGGTTAGAAGAGAGGGATGAGGCAAGGATAATAGTCACCGGCTCATCTGCAAAACTCCTGAGCTAG
- a CDS encoding ATP-binding protein, which yields MRFKGIRVDNTLELAKRLDVIKGTLAEMIEYGGFPDVVLHPEVRAELIHSYFDTIVVKDVVNRYGLRSEEKVRTLAKFYISSSASKVTYNSVSKFLKIPVKTVERYSEYLEKSYLIFFLKNYSVSPKAVENSPRKVYVIDNGFLKYFSTASLGRAFETLVVQHLHKYALDKFYEIYYWSSGDSEVDVVIKNGRKIVPIQVTYELNENKEREVKGVKVFRKYATFDTALILTFGQEGEIEGVKVLPAYKFLLSLENILDPLTQ from the coding sequence TTGAGGTTTAAGGGGATAAGGGTAGACAATACGTTGGAATTGGCAAAGAGACTTGACGTAATAAAGGGGACCCTTGCGGAGATGATAGAGTACGGTGGCTTTCCGGACGTAGTCTTACACCCAGAAGTCAGGGCAGAACTAATCCACTCATATTTCGACACAATAGTCGTTAAAGACGTGGTCAACAGATACGGCCTGAGGAGTGAGGAAAAAGTGAGGACTTTAGCCAAGTTTTACATCTCTTCATCCGCGTCAAAGGTAACGTATAACAGCGTATCAAAGTTCCTTAAAATACCGGTGAAGACAGTGGAGAGGTATTCAGAGTACTTAGAGAAATCATACCTAATCTTTTTCCTCAAAAACTACTCAGTATCACCCAAGGCAGTCGAAAACTCACCGAGGAAGGTCTATGTAATAGATAACGGCTTCCTGAAATACTTTTCCACAGCGTCTTTAGGGAGGGCGTTTGAGACGTTAGTAGTACAGCACTTACACAAATACGCGTTGGACAAGTTTTATGAGATATATTACTGGTCATCGGGGGACTCGGAGGTGGACGTGGTGATAAAGAACGGGAGGAAAATAGTACCGATACAAGTCACATACGAGTTAAACGAAAACAAGGAAAGGGAGGTAAAGGGGGTTAAGGTATTCAGAAAGTACGCTACTTTTGACACTGCATTAATACTCACGTTTGGACAAGAAGGGGAAATAGAAGGGGTAAAGGTCTTGCCCGCATATAAGTTCCTCCTTAGCCTGGAAAATATACTAGACCCGTTAACACAGTAA
- a CDS encoding nucleotidyltransferase domain-containing protein has protein sequence MTHKIPFDEREKILEEIKRLLFEKKEILLAIVYGGFVQSPVFRDIDIGVYTGYKVSWRDSWLYADDLNDEIEKLTKIKGDVKFIEYAPVKFKIIMLRGKLLFERECCLRAMLYASYLEDYMDIETVKTLLPK, from the coding sequence GTGACCCACAAAATCCCCTTTGATGAAAGGGAGAAAATCCTAGAGGAAATTAAGAGGTTACTCTTTGAGAAAAAGGAAATATTGTTAGCGATCGTTTACGGGGGTTTTGTACAGTCTCCCGTTTTCAGGGACATAGACATAGGGGTTTACACGGGGTATAAGGTATCATGGAGGGACTCATGGCTATATGCCGATGATTTAAATGATGAAATTGAAAAACTAACCAAGATCAAAGGGGACGTCAAGTTTATAGAATATGCACCAGTAAAGTTTAAAATAATCATGCTTAGGGGGAAACTACTCTTTGAAAGGGAGTGTTGTTTAAGAGCAATGCTATACGCCTCGTACCTTGAGGACTACATGGATATAGAGACTGTAAAGACGTTGTTACCTAAATAG
- a CDS encoding DUF86 domain-containing protein — protein MEERLNSLISELLTAIGEMEKITSLPINEFYSSLTNRFSLRYSVSLSVESAFNIAVIILEKCFNEMVDGYKDAFDKLYAHGLMTRDVSEGLKKISAMRNIIIHRYWAVDDIRIYNECKEWVIKTLREFVNEVKSFECDPQNPL, from the coding sequence GTGGAGGAAAGGCTTAATTCCCTGATTTCAGAACTCCTTACAGCTATCGGAGAGATGGAGAAAATCACTTCTCTACCGATTAACGAATTTTATTCCTCATTAACCAACCGTTTCTCCTTAAGGTACTCTGTATCTCTTTCAGTAGAATCGGCATTTAATATTGCAGTGATAATTTTGGAAAAGTGTTTTAATGAAATGGTTGATGGGTATAAGGACGCGTTTGATAAACTTTACGCCCACGGGTTAATGACTAGGGACGTTTCAGAAGGGCTAAAGAAAATTTCAGCTATGAGGAACATAATAATCCATCGATACTGGGCTGTGGACGATATCAGAATATATAACGAGTGTAAGGAATGGGTTATTAAAACTCTACGCGAGTTCGTAAATGAGGTGAAAAGTTTTGAGTGTGACCCACAAAATCCCCTTTGA